In a single window of the Manis javanica isolate MJ-LG chromosome 16, MJ_LKY, whole genome shotgun sequence genome:
- the GCNT2 gene encoding N-acetyllactosaminide beta-1,6-N-acetylglucosaminyl-transferase isoform X6: protein MMMGSWKHCLFSVSLIAALIFVFVYNTKLWENKDFLRASLSNASLLAEACHQIFKGKAFYPTDNALKTTFNDSACYEYATQSHYITKTLSEEEAGFPLAYTVTIHKDFTTFERLFRAIYMPQNVYCVHVDEKATVEFKDAVERLLSCFPNAFLASRMEPVVYGGISRLQADLNCLRDLAASEVPWKYALNTCGQDFPLKTNKEIVQYLKGFKGKNITPGVLPPHHAIGRTKYVHRELVSQKNSYVLKTTKLKTPPPHNMTIYFGTAYVALTREFANFVLQNQHALDLLSWSKDTYSPDEHFWVTLNRIPGQQIIRAAESKCTAPRTSKIRRVSPRNSFCVLCMEDPC, encoded by the exons ATGATGATGGGCTCCTGGAAACACTGTCTTTTTAGTGTGTCTCTCATTGCCGCcctgatttttgtgtttgtttacaATACCAAGTTGTGGGAGAATAAAGATTTTCTGAGGGCATCTCTGTCCAATGCTTCACTGTTAGCAGAAGCCTGTCATCAGATTTTTAAGGGGAAGGCGTTTTACCCCACAGACAATGCATTGAAAACTACCTTCAATGACTCTGCCTGTTACGAGTACGCAACTCAGAGTCACTATATAACAAAAACACTCTCTGAAGAAGAGGCTGGGTTCCCCTTGGCTTACACAGTGACCATCCACAAAGACTTCACCACATTTGAGAGACTCTTCAGGGCAATTTACATGCCCCAGAACGTCTACTGTGTTCATGTGGATGAAAAGGCGACAGTCGAATTTAAAGATGCAGTGGAGCGATTGCTGAGCTGCTTCCCAAATGCGTTCCTGGCTTCCAGGATGGAGCCAGTTGTCTATGGTGGGATTTCCAGACTCCAGGCTGACCTGAACTGCCTCAGAGATCTCGCAGCCTCGGAGGTTCCGTGGAAGTACGCCCTCAACACCTGTGGGCAAGATTTCCCCCTGAAAACCAACAAGGAAATAGTGCAGTATCTGAAAGGATTCAAGGGGAAAAACATCACCCCAGGGGTGCTGCCTCCCCATCATGCTATTGGAAGGACTAAATACGTCCACCGAGAACTAGTTAGCCAAAAAAATTCCTACGTGCTTAAAAccacaaaattaaaaactccacCTCCTCACAACATGACCATTTACTTTGGCACCGCATATGTGGCCCTCACGAGAGAATTTGCAAACTTTGTCCTCCAAAACCAGCATGCCCTGGACTTACTTTCCTGGTCCAAGGACACCTACAGTCCTGATGAACATTTCTGGGTGACACTCAATAGGATTCCTG GTCAGCAGATCATCAGAGCTGCGGAAAGCAAATGTACGGCTCCGCGCACTTCAAAAATTAGAAGAGTGAGCCCTCGAAATAGTTTCTGTGTTCTGTGTATGGAGGATCCTTGCTAG
- the GCNT2 gene encoding N-acetyllactosaminide beta-1,6-N-acetylglucosaminyl-transferase isoform X7 — MMMGSWKHCLFSVSLIAALIFVFVYNTKLWENKDFLRASLSNASLLAEACHQIFKGKAFYPTDNALKTTFNDSACYEYATQSHYITKTLSEEEAGFPLAYTVTIHKDFTTFERLFRAIYMPQNVYCVHVDEKATVEFKDAVERLLSCFPNAFLASRMEPVVYGGISRLQADLNCLRDLAASEVPWKYALNTCGQDFPLKTNKEIVQYLKGFKGKNITPGVLPPHHAIGRTKYVHRELVSQKNSYVLKTTKLKTPPPHNMTIYFGTAYVALTREFANFVLQNQHALDLLSWSKDTYSPDEHFWVTLNRIPENSPTLSSMTHGLLICSSGPKILSALMNISG; from the coding sequence ATGATGATGGGCTCCTGGAAACACTGTCTTTTTAGTGTGTCTCTCATTGCCGCcctgatttttgtgtttgtttacaATACCAAGTTGTGGGAGAATAAAGATTTTCTGAGGGCATCTCTGTCCAATGCTTCACTGTTAGCAGAAGCCTGTCATCAGATTTTTAAGGGGAAGGCGTTTTACCCCACAGACAATGCATTGAAAACTACCTTCAATGACTCTGCCTGTTACGAGTACGCAACTCAGAGTCACTATATAACAAAAACACTCTCTGAAGAAGAGGCTGGGTTCCCCTTGGCTTACACAGTGACCATCCACAAAGACTTCACCACATTTGAGAGACTCTTCAGGGCAATTTACATGCCCCAGAACGTCTACTGTGTTCATGTGGATGAAAAGGCGACAGTCGAATTTAAAGATGCAGTGGAGCGATTGCTGAGCTGCTTCCCAAATGCGTTCCTGGCTTCCAGGATGGAGCCAGTTGTCTATGGTGGGATTTCCAGACTCCAGGCTGACCTGAACTGCCTCAGAGATCTCGCAGCCTCGGAGGTTCCGTGGAAGTACGCCCTCAACACCTGTGGGCAAGATTTCCCCCTGAAAACCAACAAGGAAATAGTGCAGTATCTGAAAGGATTCAAGGGGAAAAACATCACCCCAGGGGTGCTGCCTCCCCATCATGCTATTGGAAGGACTAAATACGTCCACCGAGAACTAGTTAGCCAAAAAAATTCCTACGTGCTTAAAAccacaaaattaaaaactccacCTCCTCACAACATGACCATTTACTTTGGCACCGCATATGTGGCCCTCACGAGAGAATTTGCAAACTTTGTCCTCCAAAACCAGCATGCCCTGGACTTACTTTCCTGGTCCAAGGACACCTACAGTCCTGATGAACATTTCTGGGTGACACTCAATAGGATTCCTG